One Streptomyces sp. NBC_01217 genomic region harbors:
- a CDS encoding MMPL family transporter, whose protein sequence is MAAIARWCIRHRLIAVLIWLLALGGAATAAGFAGSAYSNDYEVPGTESGRAAELLKGGFTDLGGDTDTIVWHTTDSTVRAADVRQTMTRTLHAVEELPGVGAVTGPYGASGAGQISEDGHTAYATVTFDQQSEDIPVQQAQAVVDTAQAAAGDHLQVELGGSAVALTEAPSAHLSEAIGVVVAAAVLFLAFGSLAASMLPIATALVSVGTAYAGIVLLGHVMTVADFAPMLGMLIGLGVGIDYALFIVTRHRRGLRRGMTVAEAAQNAVATTGRAVVFAGATVCIALLGMLILRLGFLNGVAIAASLTVVLTVAASVTLLPALLSFIGMRALSRRERRRLVERGPQPELTTGFAARWSAFVERHPKLLGALAAVVMLVLALPTFSLHLGTSDQGNNANTSTTRQAYDLLADGFGPGVNGPLTIAAQLDGADDRLAMDGLPDALRVTDGVASVGPVTYNNSGNAAFVTVVPKSSPQSQQTSRLVERLRTDVLPQAEANTSLRAHVGGVTASYDDFARIIIGKLPLFVGVVIGLGCLLLLLAFRSIGIPLKAAAMNVAAVASSFGVVVAIFQWGWGSELLGLGSSGPIEPFLPVIMVSVLFGLSMDYQVFLVGRMYEEWLETGDNRRAVRVGLAETSRVINSAAVIMISVFLAFVLSGDRVIAMFGIALAAAVALDAFVLRTLLVPALMHLLGGANWWLPRWLDQRLPRISIEPPECGAPHAKIPQAAQSVEAEAVHAVRAVEAVREGA, encoded by the coding sequence TTGGCTGCCATTGCCCGCTGGTGCATCAGGCACCGTCTCATCGCCGTTCTCATCTGGCTCCTCGCCCTCGGCGGTGCGGCCACCGCGGCGGGCTTCGCGGGTTCTGCCTACTCCAACGACTACGAGGTGCCCGGTACGGAGTCCGGCCGGGCCGCCGAGCTCCTCAAGGGCGGCTTCACGGACCTCGGCGGTGACACGGACACCATCGTCTGGCACACCACGGACTCCACCGTGCGGGCCGCCGACGTCCGCCAGACGATGACCCGGACCCTGCACGCGGTCGAGGAGCTGCCCGGCGTCGGCGCCGTCACCGGGCCCTACGGGGCGTCCGGCGCCGGACAGATCAGCGAGGACGGACACACCGCCTACGCCACGGTCACCTTCGACCAGCAGTCCGAGGACATCCCGGTGCAGCAGGCCCAGGCCGTCGTCGACACCGCGCAGGCGGCCGCGGGCGACCACCTCCAGGTGGAGCTGGGCGGCTCGGCCGTCGCCCTCACCGAAGCGCCGTCCGCCCACCTCAGCGAGGCCATCGGGGTCGTCGTCGCGGCGGCCGTCCTGTTCCTCGCCTTCGGCTCGCTCGCCGCCAGCATGCTGCCCATCGCGACCGCCCTCGTCTCCGTCGGTACGGCGTACGCGGGCATCGTGCTGCTCGGCCATGTGATGACCGTCGCCGACTTCGCCCCCATGCTGGGCATGCTGATAGGGCTGGGTGTCGGCATCGACTACGCACTGTTCATCGTGACCCGGCACCGCAGAGGGCTGCGCAGAGGCATGACGGTCGCCGAGGCGGCGCAGAACGCCGTCGCGACGACCGGGCGGGCCGTCGTCTTCGCCGGGGCCACCGTCTGCATCGCGCTGCTCGGCATGCTGATCCTGCGGCTCGGCTTCCTCAACGGCGTGGCGATCGCCGCCTCGCTCACCGTCGTCCTGACCGTGGCCGCGTCCGTGACCCTGCTGCCCGCCCTGCTGTCCTTCATCGGCATGCGGGCGCTGAGCCGGCGCGAGCGCAGAAGGCTCGTCGAGCGCGGGCCGCAGCCCGAACTGACCACCGGTTTCGCCGCCCGCTGGTCCGCCTTCGTCGAACGCCACCCCAAGCTGCTCGGGGCGCTCGCCGCCGTGGTGATGCTGGTCCTCGCACTGCCCACGTTCTCCCTGCATCTGGGCACCTCCGACCAGGGCAACAACGCGAACACATCGACCACCCGGCAGGCGTACGACCTGCTGGCCGACGGATTCGGGCCCGGTGTCAACGGCCCGCTGACGATCGCCGCACAGCTCGACGGCGCGGACGACAGGCTCGCGATGGACGGCCTGCCGGACGCGCTGCGGGTCACCGACGGTGTGGCCTCCGTCGGTCCGGTCACGTACAACAACAGCGGCAACGCGGCCTTCGTCACCGTCGTACCGAAGTCGTCACCGCAGTCGCAGCAGACCAGCAGGCTCGTCGAACGGCTGCGTACGGACGTGCTCCCGCAGGCCGAGGCGAACACCTCGCTCCGGGCTCATGTGGGCGGCGTGACGGCCAGCTACGACGACTTCGCCAGGATCATCATCGGCAAACTCCCGCTCTTCGTCGGCGTCGTCATAGGGCTCGGCTGTCTGCTCCTGCTGCTGGCCTTCCGCTCGATCGGCATTCCGCTGAAGGCCGCCGCGATGAACGTGGCCGCCGTCGCCTCCTCGTTCGGGGTCGTCGTCGCGATCTTCCAGTGGGGGTGGGGAAGCGAACTGCTGGGCCTGGGAAGCTCCGGGCCCATCGAGCCGTTCCTGCCGGTCATCATGGTGTCGGTGCTCTTCGGGCTCTCCATGGACTACCAGGTGTTCCTGGTGGGGCGGATGTACGAGGAGTGGCTGGAGACCGGCGACAACCGGCGGGCGGTCCGGGTCGGCCTCGCCGAGACCAGCCGGGTGATCAACTCCGCGGCCGTGATCATGATTTCGGTCTTCCTGGCGTTCGTCCTGAGCGGGGACCGGGTCATCGCCATGTTCGGCATCGCGCTCGCCGCGGCGGTCGCCCTGGACGCCTTCGTTCTCCGTACGCTGCTGGTCCCCGCCCTGATGCATCTGCTGGGCGGGGCGAACTGGTGGCTGCCGCGCTGGCTGGACCAGCGGCTGCCGCGGATCAGCATCGAGCCTCCCGAGTGCGGCGCGCCGCATGCGAAGATCCCGCAGGCAGCGCAATCGGTGGAAGCGGAAGCCGTGCACGCCGTGCGAGCGGTGGAAGCGGTTCGAGAAGGAGCATGA
- the gatC gene encoding Asp-tRNA(Asn)/Glu-tRNA(Gln) amidotransferase subunit GatC, producing the protein MPGITREEVAHLARLARLELKGEELDHFAGQLDDIIGAVARVSEVADQDVPPTSHPLPLTNVMRADEVRPSLTPEQALSGAPAQEQQRFKVPQILGED; encoded by the coding sequence ATGCCTGGCATCACGCGCGAGGAGGTCGCCCACCTCGCCCGGCTGGCGCGTCTGGAGCTGAAGGGCGAAGAGCTCGATCACTTCGCCGGTCAGCTCGACGACATCATCGGCGCGGTCGCCCGCGTCTCCGAGGTCGCCGACCAAGACGTACCGCCGACCTCCCACCCGCTGCCGCTGACCAACGTCATGCGCGCGGACGAGGTCCGTCCGTCGCTCACCCCCGAGCAGGCGCTCTCCGGCGCCCCGGCCCAGGAGCAGCAGCGTTTCAAGGTGCCGCAGATCCTGGGGGAGGACTAA
- the gatA gene encoding Asp-tRNA(Asn)/Glu-tRNA(Gln) amidotransferase subunit GatA yields the protein MTDNSTIIKLTAAEIAAKIASGELTAVEVTEAHLARIDAVDEKVHAFLHIDREGALAQARAVDAKKAAGEKLGPLAGVPLALKDIFTTKDMPTTVGSKILEGWIPPYDATLTKKLKAADVVILGKTNMDEFAMGSSTENSAYGPTGNPWDLTRIPGGSGGGSSAALASYEAPLAIGTDTGGSIRQPAAVTGTVGVKPTYGGVSRYGMVAFSSSLDQGGPCARTVLDAALLHEAIAGHDPLDSTSIDAPVPPVVEAALSGSVDGMRIGVVKQFSGEGYQAGVVQRFNESVELLKSLGATIVELDCPSFDLALSAYYLIAPSECSSNLARFDAMRYGLRVGDDGTKSAEEVTALTREAGFGDEVKRRIILGTYALSSGYYDAYYGSAQKVRTLITQDFETAFERVDVIVSPTTPTTAFPIGERADDPMAMYLADLCTIPTNLAGNSAMSLPCGLAPEDGLPVGLQIIAPAMKDDRLYKVGAAVEAAFVEKWGHPLLEEAPSL from the coding sequence ATGACGGACAACAGCACCATCATCAAGCTCACCGCCGCCGAGATCGCCGCGAAGATCGCGTCCGGTGAGCTCACGGCCGTCGAGGTCACCGAGGCCCACCTGGCCCGGATCGACGCGGTCGACGAGAAGGTCCACGCCTTCCTGCACATCGACCGCGAGGGCGCGCTCGCGCAGGCCCGTGCCGTCGACGCCAAGAAGGCGGCCGGTGAGAAGCTCGGCCCGCTGGCCGGTGTCCCGCTCGCGCTGAAGGACATCTTCACCACGAAGGACATGCCCACCACCGTCGGCTCCAAGATCCTCGAAGGCTGGATCCCGCCGTACGACGCGACCCTCACCAAGAAGTTGAAGGCCGCCGACGTCGTCATCCTCGGCAAGACCAACATGGACGAGTTCGCCATGGGGTCCTCCACCGAGAACAGTGCCTACGGCCCGACCGGCAACCCCTGGGACCTCACCCGCATCCCGGGCGGCTCCGGCGGCGGCTCCTCGGCCGCGCTCGCCTCGTACGAGGCCCCGCTCGCCATCGGCACGGACACCGGCGGTTCCATCCGCCAGCCCGCCGCCGTCACCGGCACCGTCGGCGTCAAGCCCACCTATGGCGGCGTCTCCCGCTACGGCATGGTGGCGTTCTCCAGCTCCCTGGACCAGGGCGGGCCCTGCGCCCGCACCGTCCTGGACGCGGCCCTGCTGCACGAGGCGATCGCCGGGCACGACCCGCTCGACTCGACGTCCATCGACGCCCCGGTCCCGCCGGTCGTCGAGGCCGCCCTGAGCGGCAGCGTCGACGGCATGCGCATCGGCGTCGTCAAGCAGTTCTCCGGCGAGGGCTACCAGGCCGGTGTCGTCCAGCGCTTCAACGAGTCGGTCGAGCTGCTGAAGTCGCTCGGCGCCACGATCGTCGAGCTGGACTGCCCGTCCTTCGACCTGGCCCTGTCGGCGTACTACCTGATCGCGCCGTCCGAGTGCTCCTCGAACCTGGCCCGCTTCGACGCCATGCGCTACGGCCTGCGGGTCGGCGACGACGGCACGAAGTCCGCCGAGGAGGTCACCGCGCTCACCCGCGAGGCCGGCTTCGGCGACGAGGTCAAGCGCCGCATCATCCTCGGTACGTACGCGCTGAGCTCCGGCTACTACGACGCGTACTACGGCTCGGCGCAGAAGGTCCGCACCCTCATCACCCAGGACTTCGAGACGGCCTTCGAGCGGGTTGACGTCATCGTCTCGCCGACGACGCCGACCACCGCCTTCCCGATCGGCGAGCGCGCCGACGACCCGATGGCGATGTACCTCGCGGACCTGTGCACCATCCCGACCAACCTCGCCGGCAACTCCGCCATGTCGCTGCCCTGCGGCCTGGCCCCGGAGGACGGCCTGCCGGTCGGACTGCAGATCATCGCCCCCGCCATGAAGGACGACCGGCTGTACAAGGTCGGAGCCGCCGTCGAGGCCGCCTTCGTGGAAAAGTGGGGGCACCCGCTGCTGGAGGAGGCTCCGTCGCTGTGA
- a CDS encoding phosphocholine-specific phospholipase C, producing MTTDISRRRLFALGGGALGAAAAGSLLPPSLQAAIAAQPEHPAGSGGVDGLGAIKHVVILMQENRSFDHYFGTLRGVRGFGDRNAVELPSGKPVFEQPAASGTSVLPFPVRDAAETQKKDLQYIGALDHSWSGGGKAWAGGWMNGWVTAKTAATMAYYDRRDIPLHYELADTFTVCDAYHSSIHTSTSPNRNYLWSGKTGYEANGKRAVGNDAYDEGTHPGYDWGTYAERLEKAGRSWRTYTEWENFTDNQIEFFATFKAIARKALVRTGGHTYMESFYAAVRDADAAERERLLGLLEEGVATLDKNERSLFERALRRVETGTLADEFAKDVAAGTLPEVSYLVPSAVDSEHPSVSSPIHSATIVYKILDALGRHPDVWRHTAVLINYDENDGFFDHVPPPVAPAEVADEQWEGKPTGLGIRVPLLVVSPWTVGGYVCSEVFDHTSVVRFLERWTGVREPNISDWRRTVTGDLTSAFDFKHTRRRPEVEQPGAIPPFSGRWAPKPPLVQQMPVQEPGARPARPLPYQPDAQARLVDGAVRVALSNTGRSSAHFALYPYAGEFPVPQHRDVRGTAQWTVPLTGAAYRFTVTGPNGFRREFAGPAKDGVSAGAEVASRVDAHERDLHLTLRNTGRTTLTFTVRPLGYVDEADLRDWTRTVKVRPGRSRTVVHSAADAHGWYDLAVTVEGDDVFRRRLMGHIENGRVSVSG from the coding sequence TTGACCACGGACATTTCACGGCGACGGCTCTTCGCGCTCGGCGGCGGTGCACTCGGCGCCGCGGCGGCGGGATCGCTGCTTCCGCCGTCGCTGCAGGCCGCGATCGCCGCGCAGCCGGAGCACCCGGCCGGGTCCGGTGGCGTCGACGGGCTCGGAGCCATCAAACATGTGGTGATCCTGATGCAGGAGAACCGCTCCTTCGACCACTACTTCGGAACGCTCCGCGGGGTGCGCGGCTTCGGCGACCGCAACGCGGTCGAACTGCCCTCCGGCAAGCCGGTCTTCGAGCAGCCCGCCGCGTCCGGCACCTCCGTGCTGCCGTTCCCGGTGCGGGACGCCGCCGAGACGCAGAAGAAGGACCTCCAGTACATCGGCGCGCTCGACCACTCCTGGAGCGGCGGCGGCAAGGCGTGGGCCGGCGGGTGGATGAACGGCTGGGTGACCGCCAAGACGGCCGCCACCATGGCGTACTACGACCGCCGGGACATCCCGCTCCACTACGAACTGGCCGACACCTTCACCGTCTGCGACGCCTACCACTCCTCCATCCACACCTCCACCAGCCCCAACCGCAACTACCTGTGGAGCGGGAAGACGGGCTACGAGGCGAACGGCAAGCGGGCCGTCGGCAACGACGCGTACGACGAGGGCACGCACCCCGGCTACGACTGGGGCACGTACGCGGAGCGGCTGGAGAAGGCCGGGCGCAGCTGGCGCACGTACACCGAGTGGGAGAACTTCACCGACAACCAGATCGAGTTCTTCGCCACCTTCAAGGCGATCGCCCGCAAGGCGCTGGTGCGGACCGGCGGCCACACGTACATGGAGTCGTTCTACGCGGCGGTGCGGGACGCGGACGCCGCCGAGCGCGAGCGGCTGCTCGGTCTCCTCGAAGAGGGTGTCGCCACCCTGGACAAGAACGAGCGCAGCCTCTTCGAGCGCGCGCTGCGCCGGGTGGAGACCGGAACGCTGGCCGACGAGTTCGCCAAGGACGTGGCGGCGGGCACGCTGCCCGAGGTCTCCTACCTGGTGCCCTCGGCCGTCGACTCCGAGCACCCGAGCGTCTCCTCGCCGATCCACAGCGCGACGATCGTCTACAAGATCCTCGACGCGCTGGGCAGGCACCCCGATGTGTGGCGCCACACCGCCGTCCTCATCAACTACGACGAGAACGACGGCTTCTTCGACCACGTGCCGCCGCCGGTCGCGCCGGCCGAGGTGGCTGACGAGCAGTGGGAGGGTAAGCCCACCGGCCTCGGGATACGGGTGCCGCTGCTCGTCGTCTCGCCGTGGACCGTGGGCGGCTACGTCTGCTCCGAGGTCTTCGACCACACCTCCGTGGTCCGCTTCCTGGAGCGCTGGACCGGGGTGAGGGAACCGAACATCAGCGACTGGCGGCGCACCGTCACGGGCGATCTGACCTCGGCTTTCGACTTCAAGCACACGCGGCGCAGGCCCGAGGTGGAGCAGCCCGGCGCCATCCCGCCGTTCAGCGGGCGCTGGGCACCGAAGCCGCCGCTGGTGCAGCAGATGCCCGTACAGGAGCCGGGCGCGCGCCCGGCCCGTCCGCTGCCGTACCAGCCGGACGCCCAGGCCAGGCTGGTGGACGGGGCGGTGCGGGTGGCCCTCAGCAACACGGGGCGCTCGTCGGCGCACTTCGCGCTGTATCCGTACGCGGGTGAGTTCCCCGTGCCGCAGCACCGGGATGTAAGGGGCACGGCGCAATGGACGGTGCCCCTTACCGGTGCGGCGTACCGGTTCACGGTGACGGGGCCGAACGGCTTCCGGCGCGAGTTCGCCGGGCCCGCGAAGGACGGTGTCTCGGCAGGCGCCGAGGTCGCCTCGCGGGTCGACGCGCACGAGCGGGATCTGCACCTCACCCTGCGCAACACCGGCCGGACGACGCTCACCTTCACCGTGCGGCCGCTGGGGTACGTCGACGAGGCGGACCTGCGGGACTGGACCAGGACCGTCAAGGTCAGGCCGGGGCGCAGCCGTACGGTCGTGCACTCGGCTGCCGACGCACACGGCTGGTACGACCTGGCCGTCACCGTCGAAGGAGACGACGTCTTCCGGCGCAGGCTGATGGGGCACATCGAGAACGGCCGGGTGAGCGTCTCAGGCTGA
- the gatB gene encoding Asp-tRNA(Asn)/Glu-tRNA(Gln) amidotransferase subunit GatB, which produces MTVTDLVSYEDALASYDPVMGLEVHVELGTKTKMFCGCSTELKQDANSQTCPVCLGLPGALPVVNEIGVESAIKIGLALNCEIAEWCRFARKNYFYPDMPKNFQTSQYDEPIAYNGYLDVQLEDGEIFRVQIERAHMEEDTGKSTHVGGATGRIHGASHSLLDYNRAGIPLIEIVTKPIEGAGARAPEVAKAYVAELRELIKALGVSEARMEMGQMRCDVNLSLRPNGTEKLGTRSETKNVNSLRSVERAARFEIQRHAAVLSSGGTIVQETRHFHEEDGSTTAGRIKDNAEDYRYFPEPDLVPVAPAREWVEELRGGLPELPRLRRNRLKEEWGVSEHDMQSILNAGAVDLIVATTDAGAPSDQARKWWMGELARNANETGRGLDELPITPVQVAKVAELVTSGDLNDKLARQVIEGVLAGEGDPDTVVEKRGLKVVSDEGALGAAVDEAIAANAAVADKIRGGKVAAAGALVGAVMKATRGQADAARVRELILEKLGVEG; this is translated from the coding sequence GTGACTGTCACCGACCTGGTGTCGTACGAGGACGCTCTCGCGTCCTACGACCCCGTCATGGGCCTGGAGGTCCATGTCGAGCTCGGCACCAAGACCAAGATGTTCTGCGGCTGCTCGACCGAACTCAAGCAGGACGCCAACTCCCAGACCTGCCCGGTCTGTCTCGGCCTGCCCGGCGCACTGCCGGTCGTCAACGAGATCGGCGTCGAGTCCGCCATCAAGATCGGCCTCGCGCTGAACTGCGAGATCGCCGAGTGGTGCCGCTTCGCCCGGAAGAACTACTTCTATCCGGACATGCCGAAGAACTTCCAGACCTCGCAGTACGACGAGCCGATCGCCTACAACGGCTATCTGGACGTCCAGCTGGAGGACGGGGAGATCTTCCGGGTGCAGATCGAGCGCGCCCACATGGAGGAGGACACCGGCAAGTCGACCCACGTCGGCGGCGCCACCGGCCGTATCCACGGCGCGTCCCACTCCCTGCTCGACTACAACCGCGCAGGCATCCCGCTCATCGAGATCGTCACCAAGCCGATCGAGGGCGCGGGCGCACGAGCCCCCGAGGTCGCCAAGGCGTACGTCGCCGAGCTCCGCGAGCTCATCAAGGCGCTCGGTGTGTCGGAGGCCCGGATGGAGATGGGCCAGATGCGCTGCGACGTCAACCTGTCGCTGCGCCCCAACGGCACCGAGAAGCTCGGTACGCGCTCCGAGACGAAGAACGTGAACTCGCTGCGTTCCGTCGAGCGCGCCGCCCGCTTCGAGATCCAGCGCCACGCCGCGGTGCTGAGCTCGGGCGGCACGATCGTGCAGGAGACCCGGCACTTCCACGAGGAGGACGGCTCCACCACGGCCGGCCGCATCAAGGACAACGCCGAGGACTACCGCTACTTCCCCGAGCCCGACCTGGTGCCGGTCGCCCCGGCCCGCGAGTGGGTCGAGGAGCTGCGGGGCGGGCTCCCCGAGCTGCCGCGGCTGCGCCGCAACCGGCTGAAGGAGGAGTGGGGTGTCTCCGAGCACGACATGCAGTCCATCCTCAACGCCGGTGCCGTCGACCTGATCGTCGCCACGACCGACGCCGGCGCCCCCTCGGACCAGGCCCGCAAGTGGTGGATGGGCGAGCTGGCCCGTAACGCCAACGAGACCGGCCGCGGCCTCGACGAGCTGCCGATCACCCCGGTGCAGGTCGCCAAGGTGGCCGAGCTCGTCACCTCGGGCGACCTCAACGACAAGCTGGCACGCCAGGTCATCGAGGGCGTCCTCGCGGGCGAGGGCGACCCGGACACCGTCGTCGAGAAGCGCGGCCTGAAGGTCGTCTCCGACGAGGGCGCGCTGGGCGCGGCCGTGGACGAGGCGATCGCCGCCAACGCGGCTGTCGCGGACAAGATCCGCGGCGGCAAGGTCGCGGCGGCGGGCGCGCTCGTCGGCGCGGTCATGAAGGCCACCCGCGGCCAGGCGGACGCGGCCCGGGTGCGCGAGCTGATCCTGGAGAAGCTCGGCGTCGAGGGCTGA
- a CDS encoding GNAT family N-acetyltransferase, which produces MFAISLGDDGAELRPLEIWQAAEFLAHMDRAREIVDPWIPFASFATDLDSARALLGRYAQKQAADTGRLYGIWLDGTLVGGVLFRIFDTESGNCEVGCWLEPAGEGRGLVTRAARKLIDWAVYERGMHRVEWDASAANTRSIAVAKRLGMTRDGVLRENYLYRGERHDSEIWSVLAREWREQKG; this is translated from the coding sequence ATGTTCGCGATATCCCTGGGCGACGACGGAGCGGAGCTGCGTCCGCTGGAGATCTGGCAGGCGGCGGAGTTCCTCGCCCATATGGACCGGGCCCGCGAGATCGTCGACCCCTGGATCCCCTTCGCCTCCTTCGCCACCGACCTGGACTCGGCGCGCGCCCTGCTCGGGCGGTACGCGCAGAAGCAGGCGGCCGACACGGGACGGCTCTACGGCATCTGGCTGGACGGCACGCTCGTCGGCGGTGTCCTGTTCCGTATCTTCGATACGGAGTCGGGCAACTGCGAGGTCGGCTGCTGGCTGGAACCGGCGGGGGAGGGGCGCGGCCTGGTCACCCGGGCGGCACGCAAGCTGATCGACTGGGCGGTGTACGAGCGCGGCATGCACCGCGTGGAGTGGGACGCGTCCGCCGCGAACACCCGCAGCATCGCCGTGGCCAAGCGGCTCGGCATGACGCGCGACGGGGTGCTGCGCGAGAACTACCTGTACCGCGGTGAGCGGCACGACTCGGAGATCTGGTCCGTACTGGCCCGGGAGTGGCGGGAACAGAAGGGCTGA